aaaatatcatttatatcTTGTGTTTCTAAAATATCCAAtgttttgaaacaaaattaaaatatttaatggaGGGAGGTGGAAAGAGGGGACACATGGAATTTGGTTGAAGGAGAGAGAAATAAATCTTCTCAAAGCACAAATGgacaaaacaaaacattttagcCAAAGCCTAACATGATGCAAGGAGACATTCTTGGTAAAGCTAGAACCTAAATTTAGGAAAACATGCTCATCATGTCCCTCTCAGTGGTCCCTAATCTGATAGGGTTCAAGTAGGTACCAAATAGAGAAAGACAAGAATAGATAAGAGTGATGATCTTTATTGAGAAATTCCCAAAGGAACAATGTGATTCAAAGGAAGAACAATACACAAGGAATTCAAGAGTCCCCTGAAACCTCTCCTAGTTCAGTACATGCAACAATGACAAAACTCCATGCTTCACTACTTCCTTCTTATTCCTATTTTCATGATAACTGCTggttagtttttgttttttgtttttaaaacagCCAATGTTAGTATTATGTGGGGAGTGAGGATCGAACCCTCAACCTCCTTATCACTCCACCTTTTAACTCTTCCACCAACCTTATATCCTCCCTCTGACAACTGCTGTTAGTTACAAATGCCAGCTCATCACTAGTCAGTTACATTCCCCTTCCCATTGTTCCTTCTATTCTTTCTTCCTAACATAGACCTTAACTAAAGATTTCCTATCATATTCTTTTCCCCTTCAAATCATTTGGATGGCCTCGCAAATTTGCAACTCATAAGAACAGATTTACCACCTGTCTAAGTATATCCTATTCAGTTAAATACGCTAACTAGATCACAGCCTAAAGACTACAGTTTAATAAGTGACAAGACCAGGGTTTTTTACCAAATATCTACCTGAATTACTGACTCAAGGGAAAGGAGAAAAGGTTACCGACACTCTACAAAAGCAGAAGGGGGATATATCATATACGTGAGGAGATAGCAGGGCAGTGGTAAATAAGGGTTCAGTTGAGAAGTGGGATTTGGGAGGAAGCTAGCACTAATCCCCTCAAAGAACCAGCAGTCACTGTGATTTCATATTTTCAGCTTTTGTAGTTTATGGGTTAATCCCCAGGTTTAGACTGTATCAGGGTGGTTTTCTATCAATTAGCGTTGAAGTATTGCGGCCGTGCATTCTTCATAGAAGCCCGATGCAAATGTACAGAAGAGATTCAAATACAGTTGTCGCATACTCCCGAAGCACAACAACAAGGTGGTTGAATGGAGGAAATGATTGGAGAGAGTGTTTGAATGAGATAAGACTTGGGATGGATAGTCGAGATTTACGGCCTTTCTAAATGAAAGGAACACCTAAGGAGAAGAAGCCACTGCCAGAATGTGAAATTGTACAGAGAATGAGAGCAAAGATGAAGGTACAATTGTATGAAGGGTGTTTATGAAGTAGAGACTGACACCACCGTTACTCAGGAGACAAATACTTTGCAATCCAGCACCTGACAAGTGACAAGCTAGAGTTTACTAATAGGAATCTCTGTAGAAAGTCAGAAGACAGACCGAAAGTGATTTTGATACATAGAATTGTAAACTCATACAATTGTATGAGTTAACTTGAGAGTTTGACAATAGTAGCTCTATTCTCAAGTCACAGAGTGATGATCCATCAAAAAATAAATGGGTTCTGAAAGGACTCAATGGAGGTGAGTCAATGAGCAATGTGTGATTCTAAACCACTTTAACTAGCGCGTCACGTGCCCAACATGCTCCTAGATAGATAAAAATTACATGTGTTGGTAGGCATCCTTTCGGTGAACATTATCGTGCCATTGATACAATGACTTGAGGGCCTGAGAAACTAGTGCTGTTATTTGTCCCAAAAGATGGTGGGGATTGATGTCCACCATTTTAAAGGCACGGGTATAGCAACTGTTATGCATGATATTGCGGTATTATTCAGGAATTCAGCATCACCTCAATATCTGCCTGAACACTACAAAGCTGTAGTACAAATCTACCACAATAGCAGTAAGGAAATGATCCACATATTAATGTCCCTAATTTTGCTTGTCATACTTCACAATGCAACTATTAACAGTTTCCCATAACCATTTTCacgcaaaataaaaaaatccaacaCTAGCTATGTAGTTAAAGATCAGGAGAAATTCTGCAGAAGCAATAACAAGTGAAACTAACCTGCACTGGTGTAAATGCAAGACTTGAAGTTAAACCAGATGTAGCACCACTGCTACCATAGTTCTTTTCCTTAAatctgaaaaatgaaaatagtcGATCAGAATTATCATTGTTTTTAGAATTAATTGCAAGACTTGGTGTTGCAAGATTCTGGAACtcagatttttaaaatagttaaTCTGTCAAATGATGATAACCGAGACAGGAATGATGATTCAAAAATTTGCAACACAATCAAATAACCAAGACTTAATAGAATATGTAGAACTAAAAGCAGTAAGAAAGGACTCACTTCTTCGAAACTTTTACACCAAGTTTACTTTGACCAGCTGACACACGAAGCTTGCCACTCCCAGCCTGACCAAGCATTCCATAACCCTCACCCAGACCATCCCCTACAAcacaacataaaaatataagtaaatgaCATTAGTACAAATTAAGCATATTAGTTGTATAAATTTAGAAGGGAAGTTTGGTTCTAATCCAGGTCACACTTGAAGACAAGTCAAGTGTGACCTGGGCTATTGGAATTGCAATCCCAAAATCATTATTTTCACACTTTGCAGGACATTTCTCTAATTTACACCTTACTTTTTACAGTTTGTTGTTTGTATTTACAAGCCACCCTAAAAGTTAGCTGAAATTTATATTCTTCCTGTTTGTaactgttagaaataatataaaaccattgatatggctctatcctaacagcttaagcttttgggataatcggttatttgacagaAACATTTGTAGAATTATCAGAATTTCTTTAAACTCTGTTAAGTTTCATACATACAATGTACTTGCGGTGTCAATTATTAATCTATATAGTATAATAGGAGTAATAGTTAATACTTATTAGGAATCAAATCAGAATTATGCTCATATGATCCAGCATTGTCAGTGACTAACATGATGttttctatcaaaatcaaaatataacaaatactCAAAGACACATCACTGATATTCCTCTTTTCTCCTCCAATCTAGTCCTTAATTCCTTAATTTCAATACAGAAACATATAAATGTGTGCATCTAAATAGAAATTTAAAATGCAAAGCATTCACTTCAAATGTGACTCAGATCAGGACAAGGGAAATCTAGTCAAATTACCTAAAGAGCTCTCTTCAGGAATTCCAAACTGCATCCTATTTGCTAACTTCCTCATGTCTGTTATTGCATACCTGGCATAAGAATCAACAAATCAagaattagaaagaaaaaaaaaggtaataTACCCTGCAGGTCTGCATAAGAATCAATAAATCAAGAATTACAAAAATCTATGCTAACCTCTCCTTCATCTTCCTAAGCCTTCGACCACCTCTCTTCTTCTTAGGTTCAGAATCAGGCACTGGAAGTGGTTTCGGTTGCTTAGCTGGAGGGGGCTCTTGCCACTTCTCAATTTTTTTGTGGATCTCATCCTTGAGAGATCGTCCAGTTTTCCCAGATGGATCCCCACGTATTGAGTCTACTCGTGCCGCAAGTGTAGCCTTTGCAGCCAGGAGTCGGCATGCTCGTGGCCTAAAATTAGGAGGAGTAGTCTGAAATATTTCTGTTTGCTCAATGTAACCGACATGAAATTGCGATGTTGCGGTGGAGAACCCCgcaagattttttttcttggcTCCAAGAAGCTGAACATTACAAGCAGGCATCTTTGCAAGAGCTGATAGGCCACCAGCTGTTCCCATGAGTTTAGCTGCGACAGCACTGCCAACTATAGTAGAAACATTCGGTGCAATGTAACCCATTCTACTCTCTACAAAATCAAGAACCTTTTTCTTCGCTGAATCAAGATCAAGAGCTCGATCACAAGCCTCAATTGTCTTACTAAGGACTTCTTCCGGAAGTGGCTTGCCACTCGTAGTCGACGCTGTAACCGAGACAACCATGATAATAGCTGAGGGTAAAAGCCCTTCTAAATCAACAAGAGTTAGATCCATTTCATTTCCTATCTTCTTAACAACACGTGCATAATCAATTGGGTGATGTACTAGTGACTCAAGCTCTGGAAATTTCAAGCGATACTTGTCACGGATAAAGTTGTGAATAATGACAATTTCATTCTCAATGTCAACTGATAACGCATTGCACTCCACAATTAATTGGTATTCAGGATCATCTTCTAAATCTACTCCCTGAATTGAAACATCTGAACCCTTTTGAAGAGCTCCTTCCACTTTCTGCAATAAAGAATAACATTAGCCCTCAGTTACATGCTCAATTAAACACACATCTAAATAAATTAGAACCCTAATAAcgtttaaaaaacaaaaactaaatgtggagcattaaaaacagaaaccaacaaacaaacaatgtCACAAACAGCAACTTGGGACATTAAATATCTTCAATTGATAGCTGGGGTGGATGAGTTAGGGAGTCGAGTGATTAGGAAGTCAGAAGTTTGATTCTCACTCTCAGCAAAACTAACAAACACTAACAATACTGATTCCTAACATTAatcgtttcaaaaaaaaaaaacccttcaGTTGCAACCAATGCAAAGCCTATTGTgtctttattttcaaattatagAAGCACCTAAACCAAATTTGCTCGAAAACAATAAACAGTTTTGTTGTTTGCCTCCCTGTTTCGGCATCTCAAAACTCATGCCAATTGATTCACAAGCATATCCTTAGTTGAATTGATTCTAAATTCTACCACAATTGTGAAAGAATGCAACAAAACAACAATAAGTCTAATTTTAAATTGTGGTACGCAACCGCAGCTATAATTACATTGCAGCCTTACTCACCTCATTCTACAACATGCAACAATGCACGTAATTTAAAAACAACTCGAAAGCAAACGATAATTGTGTCTTTGTTTTCAAATTCTACAAGCACTTAAATCTAATTTATTTACAATCAAGAAATAGTTTTGTTGTTTTCCTCTCCGTTTCAGCATCTCAACATCTCAAAACTCATGCCAATTGGTTCACTAATTCACAAGAATACCCTTAGTTGAATTGATTCTAGATTCTACCACAAtcaaagaaagaatagaacaacaacaacaagtctagttttaaattgtggttcaTAACTATAATTGCagcctatgaagcacggacgcTCCTCAGATTAAGTGTGTCCCAGTGTCGGCAGACACCGACACTTGCAATGACATtgagggcccgtttggattgacttatttttgagcttatgtaaaacagcttatgcaaataaataaatatttatgtattattataagtttgtcaaggtagtttatgataaaataacttataaaaatacaattttcactagtgagaacttataaaatagcataaaacctaatttatattgcataagctgtttacagaagctcaaaaataagctaatccaaacgggccctgaATTATGTCATTAGCTCatattatattgcataagctgtttaaagaagctcaaaaataagctaatccaaacaggccctgaATTATGTCATTAGCTCAAATTAATATTGGTGTCGACACAtgttaaaagtgaaatttaaaAACAACTCAAAAGCAAACGATTACTAACAAGTGACAAACCTGTATAACATCGATATATCTTTGAGTTTTCTGCAACTTGGAAACACTATCCAAATCATCATAATTAAGATTCTCTAAGTCAGCAAGGTCACCATCAACATCTTCATCCATATCTGCTGCATCGCCACCATCATCCGCCTGAGATTAAAAAACATTATCACATTACTCATCAATTTAATCacatacaaaaaaacaaaattttcttcaaaatcaaaaataaaaaaactatactTACTGGAATTTCAGCCTCATTATCAGAGAGTTCATCAAGATCAGCAAGGAAAGAGTCAGCAAGAGTAGCctgcaacaacaaaaattggTTGGTTAAATAAAGTAATGTTAATATCGAAGAACGTAGAAGTAACAGAAAGAGAGGAAATCGAACTGACCATGGGAATGAGAGAGGTTGTAATCGATACGGAAGAACTCGatggatgaatgaatgaatgaatgaaattatTATGGAAGAAAAACAGAGGGAATTAGGGTTAAAGGAAATCGCGAGAGAAGAGAGATAATTAAgtctggaaagtggaaaaaagatgagtaaaaattaaataaatggtaaaatatagtatatattttttaaaattatgtatcCAGGgcattcttaaaaaaaaaattaaattaaattatgtatTCAGGCTAGGGGTGGCAAAACGGTTGGTTCGCTGGACCGACCCGTTTGACCTGCTTTTTTTGGCGGGTTAGGCTTGATACCTTAAGTTGGTTCGTTCGCTTCATTTTGCCCCTTTAAAAAATTGGGTGGGATAAGGCGGGACGGATTTGCTCgtggatttttttattatttatttttactttgaaTGAAAGTTGGCCATGGATTGAGtttcaaattgaaataattaaCCACATGTAAccaaatatatgattttcatGTATCTTCTAGAACaaacaatataataataaaggaGATGAATGAAGAAATTCAAAACATGAGATGAAGGTAATCCATAATTTAGAGAAAccatataaacaataaaaaggGGATTAGTTGCAAATTGACGAATGGTATCGTTACCTGAAGATTGCGATGAAAGTGAATCTGTGAGGAAAAAAAACGCATTAACTAATCATGAAGGTTGAAAGTGAATTTGTAACAAAGTGAATACaaagagtgaaaaaaaaaattgagagaaaaacaATTGTTACCTAGTGGGagatgaagaagagaaatggaTGAAGGTGAGAGAAGAGGGCGAGAGAGATGTGCGTGCAAATAGAGAGCCACAAAAGACATTTTGAGGggatttgaaatttgaatttcaaaccTAGATTAGGGAGAGGAACTTGCAGTAGTGAAGGGACAACAAATTTGTTACCCAAACGAAGAAAATCATCCACATGCTGAAAACGACAGCAGTAGTGAAAGGaccatttttttgtttgtttgccaTCATTGTGGGCTTATTGGACTGGGCTGAGTAACAAAGCTGACCATTTAAACCTTCTCTTCATAACAAATTCTCTCtcttttcaaatttgaaaaaattacctAGAAGAAGCTAAGTTTTTGTCATTTAATGAAACCTAAATTCCTATGTGTCATTGCTTAGAGATTGacacctgttttttttttttttacaatttgttGGTTTTCTTTGTTTTACCCTTCCCTGCATCTGCCCCGACGTCGTCTTCTTTGTTTTACCCTTCCGAGCGAGCACACTAAACATATTCTTATAATCACCTTTTGAGTTGCACTCCTATGACCTCCCCTACCTCTCTGACATCATCGTACAGCCACCTGCTCACTACCCTGTATAACCACCAAATGCTTCCAATCATTAGTAGTTGAAGCCGTCAAGGATGACAGGTAAAGGAAACTTGATGATTCATACCACACGCCCGGGGTGCCCCTACTTCGACTCTACAGCGTCGCTCGTTCTTTTTTCAAGGCTTTTAACACCTCAATGCGATCTTCACTAGGCATTAATTCTAAGGAACAATCTCACCACCCACTTACAGAAGCCTCATTTAAAGCTAGAGTTTTTTTCGAACATGAGATCTTGATAGGAGCACACTCTAATGttccaagccaacaccactaaaccaacttaAGTGAGTTggtcaaatataatttttatatttaaatatgggTCATGCTACATAATACTTTGGGACACTTGTTAGacatactaaaaaataaaattaaagataaaacttatatttaaaagataactttttacatTGTTAAGGTTCCAAGATAAAATTTCTTTATTAGTAAGCTTAACTAGTGTCGTTCGATTCCTtggtgaaataattttttggtcaagttttacttatctcgcggccgaactctggattactagggcccctttcccctaggaaccagagagttataaacaaaaaaaaacgcttAACTAGTGCCACAAGAGGAGTTAGACCATCTTCAATGGtggtacttatatttttaagtactagtacctaataggtactcccattggagcaaaaacaaaatgataCTTAATAGGTACTGATTCTACAATAAGACATAATACTTATATAATTTgtgtgggacccatttataatgatgtaaagCTATTAGAGAGATGTGTTATTAGTGAGACCAATCTAGAGCTTTTTAAGAGGTTTTGAGTTagagggattgagtacttattaagtactattattaaaaaactataaatgagtgatgtgtacatgTGAAACCTacttaagtactaaaaaattaGTAGCTCCATTGTGAATGCTCTTAGGATCCTCCCAACTTTTAAGCCTCTCCATTTTTACGATTTGGAACCATAAGTGCAATAATGTGATACTTTGTGGGTCCATTCTAAAAAAGTTCAGGTTACCTCCATCAGTAGTATCCTCCATTTACCTCATTAAAAGGATGGATGTGTGTCAtgtgtaaacaaaaaaattaatggccGAGATCAAGTTACAAAAcattaatatttcttttttttttggtacataaaacaTTAATATTTCTTTAATGGTATCTATGAGATCTTTGAGTTCGATCATTTGCTCtattgtaaaaaagaaaatcaaaagaaaacacGGTAGACGCGCCTTTTCTTCTTACGCATGTCACAATAGCAACAACAATCCTCCTTGAGTTAGACTATTAGtggtgaaaaatatattttctgctgagttgaaaaggttatCTTAACTCTTACATTCAACTGAATGAGATAAATCgctttactcaaaacaaattataCCCAAATCAATTTTATGAAATTAGTCGGTCAcattcaaaatcacaatttgTCGTGTTTGTTAACTCCTAGTTTATTCAATCAAAAGaacaattttaaattcaaatacagTACAAATGAAGTTGTCCTACCTCgtccttattttttagcaagaGTGTTTTAGTTTGGACAAATTCATTGATTGATTTATGATGGACGAATTTTTTCTACCATTAGATTAAACTATCTCACCAAATTTATCATCTCAACACCAAATAAAACCCATAAATTTCATTTTGTCATCTCTCTCTCCCCCCACCCCCTTCACAAACAAACTTGTCTTTCTTATTGACTTGTCTTTTGGTTGTTGTTGGAAACAAAGATGGGTTTGAATCATTGTTGCCTCTTGTGAGCAGTGATATTTGTGGTTGGGTTTCATGTTGTTTACTTGGCTGAAGCTGTTATATCATGGAAGTGTTTCACCTTaagcttttattatttttgtgtcCAAAAAGTTCTAATTATTTTAGAGAGATGAGAccagagagagaga
This genomic interval from Trifolium pratense cultivar HEN17-A07 linkage group LG6, ARS_RC_1.1, whole genome shotgun sequence contains the following:
- the LOC123888897 gene encoding U4/U6 small nuclear ribonucleoprotein Prp31 homolog, with amino-acid sequence MATLADSFLADLDELSDNEAEIPADDGGDAADMDEDVDGDLADLENLNYDDLDSVSKLQKTQRYIDVIQKVEGALQKGSDVSIQGVDLEDDPEYQLIVECNALSVDIENEIVIIHNFIRDKYRLKFPELESLVHHPIDYARVVKKIGNEMDLTLVDLEGLLPSAIIMVVSVTASTTSGKPLPEEVLSKTIEACDRALDLDSAKKKVLDFVESRMGYIAPNVSTIVGSAVAAKLMGTAGGLSALAKMPACNVQLLGAKKKNLAGFSTATSQFHVGYIEQTEIFQTTPPNFRPRACRLLAAKATLAARVDSIRGDPSGKTGRSLKDEIHKKIEKWQEPPPAKQPKPLPVPDSEPKKKRGGRRLRKMKERYAITDMRKLANRMQFGIPEESSLGDGLGEGYGMLGQAGSGKLRVSAGQSKLGVKVSKKFKEKNYGSSGATSGLTSSLAFTPVQGIELTNPQAHAHQLGSGTQSTYFSETGTFSKIKRT